The genomic region AGCACACCTTCGCCCTGATGCTGGCGCTCGCGCGCCACCTCTGCCGCGCCGATGCGCTCACCCGCGCCGGGCGCTGGGAGAAGAAGTCGCTGCAAGGGACCGAATTGCGCGCGAAGACGCTGGGCATCGCCGGCCTGGGCCGCGTGGGCATGGAAGTCGCGCGCCGCGCCCGCGCCTTCGGCATGGAAGTCATCGCCCACGATCCCTTTGTCCCAACCACTGCCGCCCGCGAGCTGGGCATCAAGCTGGCCGGCCTGGACGAGGTTTACGCCGCCGCCGACTACTTGACGCTGCACGTCGGCCTGACGCCGCAGACCGCCGGCATGATCAACGCCGCCTCGCTCGCCAAGATGAAGAAGGGCGTGCGGCTCATCAACTGCGCCCGCGGCGAGCTGGTGGAAGAACCCGCGCTGGCCGAGGCGCTGCGCTCCGGTCACGTCGCCGGGGCTGGCGTGGACGTCTTCACGGAAGAGCCGCCCAAGAACTCGCCGCTGCTCGCGCTCGAGAACGTCATCGCCACGCCGCACATCGCCGGCTCCACGCGCGAGGCGCAGGAGGCCGTCAGCTACCAGATCGCGCTGCAGGTGAGGGAGTACCTCAAGCGCGGCGTCATCCAGAACGCGGTCAACGTGCCCTCGGTCTCCCACGACGAGTACGCGCAGATGCAGCCCTACATCGTGCTGGCCGAGCGCCTGGGCTCGTTTCTCGCGCAGGCCAGCGAGGGCAGCCCGGAGGAGATCTCGCTGCGCTTCTCCGGTGCGATCGCCGAGTGGAAGACGGACCTCATCCGCAACGCCGCCATCAAGGGCATCCTCAACCAGACGCTCTCGGAGAAGGCCAACCTGGTGAACGCAGCTTCGATCGCCGCCGAGCGCGGCCTGCGCCTGCACGAGGCCAAGCGCTCGAAAGTCCCCGGCGGCGGCGCCGGCAACGTCCTTTCGGTGATGATCAAGACCTCCGCCGAAGAGCGCCTGGTGAAGGGCACGGTGCTGCACGGCAACTCGCCGCGCCTGCTGGCCGTGGACGATATTGACATCGAGGCGCCGCTCGAGCGCAACCTCATCTACCTGCGCAACAAAGACGTGCCGGGCGTGATCGGCAAGGTCGGCACCATCCTG from Terriglobales bacterium harbors:
- the serA gene encoding phosphoglycerate dehydrogenase, with translation MKIVIAEKVSPAAEALLKEESRWEVVTSEQIDGKLASHLENADALIVRSAVQVTSATLEHARKLRVIGRAGVGVDNIDLEAATKKGIAVMNTPGANAVAVAEHTFALMLALARHLCRADALTRAGRWEKKSLQGTELRAKTLGIAGLGRVGMEVARRARAFGMEVIAHDPFVPTTAARELGIKLAGLDEVYAAADYLTLHVGLTPQTAGMINAASLAKMKKGVRLINCARGELVEEPALAEALRSGHVAGAGVDVFTEEPPKNSPLLALENVIATPHIAGSTREAQEAVSYQIALQVREYLKRGVIQNAVNVPSVSHDEYAQMQPYIVLAERLGSFLAQASEGSPEEISLRFSGAIAEWKTDLIRNAAIKGILNQTLSEKANLVNAASIAAERGLRLHEAKRSKVPGGGAGNVLSVMIKTSAEERLVKGTVLHGNSPRLLAVDDIDIEAPLERNLIYLRNKDVPGVIGKVGTILGTHSINIANFSLGRRERSGKTPPEAIAVVHVDGRVPPLVLEELRQIEAVTVAKAIRL